In Bifidobacterium scardovii JCM 12489 = DSM 13734, the genomic stretch CGAGCCCTGGCGACCGGCATGAAACTGCTGCTGCTCGACGAGCCGGCGGCCGGCATGAACCCGACCGAGACCGAGGACCTGCTGCGCTGCATCAACGTGATCCGCGACCGCTTCGGCATCGCCATCCTGCTCATCGAACACGACATGAGCCTGGTGATGAGCGTGTGCCAGCGCATCCAGGTGCTCGACTACGGCCGCACGATCGCGTCCGGCACGCCCGAGGAGATCGCCAGCAACCCGCAGGTCATCTCCGCCTATCTGGGCAGCAGCGACGACGATGACGCCGCGGGCGACTCCACCAGCCACGCGCAGGCGGAGCCGAGCATCGCCACGACGATTCAGGAAGGTGAACGCTGATGCTGGACATCAAGGATCTGAGCGTCGCATACGGCGCCATCGAGGCGGTCAAGGGCATCAGCCTGCATGTGGACGACGGCGAGATCGTCTCGCTGATCGGCGCCAACGGCGCCGGCAAGACGACCACGCTGCACACCATCACCGGTCTGGTGCAGGCCAAGTCCGGCTCCATCACCTACGACGGCCACGACCTGCTCAGGACGCATCCCAACAAGATCGTCACGCTGGGCATGGCCCACGTGCCCGAAGGGCGCCACGTGTTCACCCGCATGACCGTGCAGGAGAACCTGGAGATGGGTGCGTTCAGCCTCAAGGACCAGTCCGGGCTCGGCAAGGACCTCGACATGGTGTTCGACTATTTCCCGCGCCTGAAGGAGCGCCGCCGCCAGCTGGCCGGCACGCTTTCCGGCGGCGAGCAGCAGATGGTGGCCATGGGCCGCGCGCTGATGAGCCATCCGAAGACCGTGCTGATGGACGAGCCGTCGATGGGCCTGTCGCCGCTGCTGGTCAAGGAGATCTTCGACATCATCGTCACGCTGCGCGACAAGGGCATCACCGTGCTGCTGGTCGAGCAGAACGCGAAGATGGCGCTGTCCATCGCGGACCGCGCCTACGTGCTGGAGACCGGGCGGATCACCATGGAGGGCAAGGCCTCCGACCTGCTGCACGACGAGAAGGTGCGCAAGGCGTACCTCGGCGCCTGATCCGCTCCTACCGCGCGTACTCCTGGTATACGGAGGCGTCCGCGTCGGTGATGGCGCGGATCGCGCGCGCCGGGTTGCCGACCGCCACCGAGCCGGCCGGGATGTCGCGGGTGACGACCGCGCCGGCGCCGATCACGCATCCGTCGCCGATGGTCACGCCGCCGAGCACCGTCACGTTGCCGCCGAACCAGCAGTTCGAGCCGATGACGATCGGCCGGCCGTACTCGTAGTCGTACGACGACCCGTCGTCGGCGATGCGCGTGTTGCGGTCCTGCCAGCGCAGCGGGTGCATCGGCGGCAGCAGCGACACGTTCGGGCCGAACAGCACGTCGTCGCCGATGGTCACCGGCGCGCAGTCGAGTACGGTGAAGTTGAAATTCGCGAACACGCGGCTGCCGATCGTCGTATGGCAGCCGTAGTCGAAGAACACCGGTCCGAGCACGTCGAGCCCCTCGCCGTGGTGGGGCAGCAGCTCGTCGAGCACGGCCGCGCGCTCGGCGTGGGCGCCCCTGGGCAGCGCGTTGAACCGCGAGCACAGGTCGGCGGAGCGCTCGCGCAGCGCGCTGAGCTCGGGATCGGCGGGATTGTACAGTTTGCCGTCAAGCATCTCCTCGCGTTCGGAGCGGCGCGGCAGGCGCAGTTCGACGGGCGGGGTCGTGGCGTTGTGAATGGTCATACGTCATATATTCGCGCCTGTCAGTGCCGGGACACGCCGTGCGCCGCCGCCGATCGCCCGGAATAAGGCGGCGCCGGGCCGGCATCGGCATGGCGGCAGGCGCTCGGGAGCCCTCCCGGTTCCAAGTCGCGGCACAATGGTGCAATAGTTGGTTGTGGTGAACGACAATGGGAGGTGCCATGAGTTCAGTACGCACGGTGGATGACGAATCCCTCGCCAAGGCGAGGACCATCATCGGCAATGGCGGTCTGGTCGTCATTCCGACCGACACGGTGTACGGTGTGGCCTGCGACCCGCGCAACGCCAAGGCGATCGCGCGCATCTACGAGGCCAAGCACCGCCCCCGCTTCAAGGCACTGCAGGTGCTGCTCGCCTCCGTCGACCAGCTCGACGAGCTCGGTCTCGACCTGCCGGCGCCGCTGAACCGTCTCGCCGCGCAGTTCCTGCCCGGCGCGTTCTCCCCGATCGCCGTGGCCCGCGAAGACTGCGACCTGGCCACGGTCAACCGCGCGCGGCAGGGCTTCGCCACGCAGGGCATCCGCATCCCCAATTCCGCGGTCACGCTGCGCATCCTCAGGCAGATCGGCCCGCTGGCGGCATCCAGCGCGAACCGTTCGGGCGAGGAGAGCGCGCAGACCGTCGAGGAGGCGCAGGCCTCGCTCGGCGACGCCGTCGACCTGTATCTGAACGGCGGCCCGACCCAAGGCCATGTCGCCAGCACCGTGGTGGCCGCCAACCCGCTGTCCCGTGATGGCATCGACATCCTGCGCGAGGGCGTGATCCCCCAGTCGGTGATCCGCCGTGCCATTCACCTGAACGGCGGGGGACTCGGCGCATGAGGGTCTATCTGTTCATCGCTGCGGTCGCCGGCGGCATCACCTGGCTGATCACGCCGCTGATCCGCCATATCGCGATCCGCATCGGCGCGGTCGGCAAGGTGCGTGCGCGCGACGTGCACACGATCCCGACGCCGCGCATGGGCGGGCTCGGCATGCTCGCCGGATTCATCGGTGCGATGCTGGTGGCCAGCCGCGTGCCGTTCATCTCCGTGCTGTTCCGATCCAGCCATCAGGCGTGGGTGGTGATGGCCGGCGCGGTGCTGATCTGCCTGCTCGGCATGGCCGACGACCTGTGGGACCTCGACTGGATGCTCAAGATGGCCGGGCAGCTGCTCATCGCCGTGTTCGTGGCGTGGGGCGGCCTGCAGATCATCTCGCTGCCGCTGGGGTCGCTGGTCACCGCATCGCCGAGCATCTCGATCACGATCACCGCGTTCCTGATCGTGGCCTCGATCAACGCCGTCAACTTCGTCGACGGGCTGGATGGCCTCGCCTCGGGCATCGTGGCGATCGGCGGCATCGCCTTCGCCATCTACTCGTACATCATCGCGCGCAGCTCGCCGTCCTACGCATCGATGGCGACGCTGATCGACGTGGCGATGGTCGGCATCTGCGTCGGGTTCATCCTGCACAACTGGCACCCGGCGAAGCTGTTCATGGGCGACTCGGGCTCCATGCTGCTCGGCTACCTCATCACCTGCGCGTCGATCATCATGACCGGCCGGCTCGACCCGGCCTCGATCCACGCCAGCGTGTACCTGCCGGTGTTCATGCCGATCCTGCTGCCGATCCTCGTGCTGTTCCTGCCGGTGCTCGACATGTGCATGGCGATCGTGCGGCGCCTGGCCAAGGGGCAGTCGCCGATGCACCCGGACCGCATGCACCTGCACCACCGCATGCTCAAGATCGGGCACAGCGTGCAGGGCGCGGTGCTCACGCTGTGGGGCTGGGCCGCCCTGATCTCGTTCGGCTCGATCATGATCCTGTTCTTCCGCGCGCGCTATGTGGCGATCGGCATGGCCGTCGCGACGGTCGTGCTCGCCGTGGTCACGATGTATCCGTACCTGCGCCACCGCCTGCCCGAATTGCGCGCGGAAAACGCCGCGTTGGACAGGGCCAAGCACTCCACGGGGGAGAAGTCGGGGAAGCGGTAGATCGGGCGGTAGACACGGGTCCCGACAGCGAGCCGCCAGTTCGTCACCCCGCGCTCATATAGTGGTTCTATGGCTTTAACTCCTGACATGAATGCAGATTCCTCGTACGCCCCCCTTCCTCCGATCTTCGCCCAGCTCGGCCTCGCCTATGACGATGTGCTGCTGCTGCCGAACGAGACGGACGTCATCCCCTCCGAAGTCGATACCACCACGCATCTGACCCGCGAGATCACCATGAAGGTTCCGGCGATCTCCGCTGCCATGGATACCGTCACCGAGTCCGAGATGGCCATCGCCATGGCCCGCAACGGCGGCATCGGCGTGCTGCACCGCAACCTGTCGATCGACGACCAGGCCGCCCAGGTCGACGTCGTCAAGCGCTCCGAGTCCGGCATGATCACCGATCCGCTGACCGTCAACCCGGACGTCACGCTCGCCGACCTCGACAAGCTGTGCGGCAAGTTCCACATCTCCGGCCTGCCGGTCGTGGACAAGGAGAACAAGCTCGTCGGCATCATCACCAACCGCGACATGCGCTTCATCGCGTCCGACGACTACGACCACCTCAAGGTGCGCGACGTGATGACCAAGGAGAACCTGGTCACCGGTCCGTCCGACATCTCCAAGGACGACGCGCACCGCCTGCTCGCCGAGCACAAGGTCGAGAAGCTGCCGCTGGTCGACGGCGAGGGCCACCTGACCGGCCTGATCACCGTCAAGGACTTCGTCAAGACCGAGCAGTACCCGGACGCCACCAAGGACGGCCAGGGCCGCCTGCGCGTGGCCGCCGGCGTCGGCTTCCTCGGCGACGCCTGGCAGCGCGCCTCCGCCTTGATGGAGGCCGGTGTCGACGTGCTCGTCGTCGACACCGCCAACGGCGAGGCCCGTCTGGCGCTTGACATGATCCGCCGCATCAAGTCCGATCCGGCGTTCCGCGACGTGCAGGTCATCGGCGGCAACATCGCCACCCGCTCCGGTGCCCAGGCCATGATCGACGCGGGCGTCGACGCGGTCAAGGTCGGTGTCGGCCCCGGCTCGATCTGCACCACGCGCGTGGTCGCCGGCGTCGGCGTCCCGCAGCTCACCGCCGTGTACGAAGCCTCCCTGGCCTGCAAGGCCGCCGGCGTGCCGTGCATCGCCGACGGCGGCATCCACTACTCCGGCGACATCGCCAAGGCCCTGGTGGCCGGCGCCTCCTCCGTGATGCTCGGTGG encodes the following:
- a CDS encoding L-threonylcarbamoyladenylate synthase, whose product is MSSVRTVDDESLAKARTIIGNGGLVVIPTDTVYGVACDPRNAKAIARIYEAKHRPRFKALQVLLASVDQLDELGLDLPAPLNRLAAQFLPGAFSPIAVAREDCDLATVNRARQGFATQGIRIPNSAVTLRILRQIGPLAASSANRSGEESAQTVEEAQASLGDAVDLYLNGGPTQGHVASTVVAANPLSRDGIDILREGVIPQSVIRRAIHLNGGGLGA
- a CDS encoding ABC transporter ATP-binding protein, which gives rise to MLDIKDLSVAYGAIEAVKGISLHVDDGEIVSLIGANGAGKTTTLHTITGLVQAKSGSITYDGHDLLRTHPNKIVTLGMAHVPEGRHVFTRMTVQENLEMGAFSLKDQSGLGKDLDMVFDYFPRLKERRRQLAGTLSGGEQQMVAMGRALMSHPKTVLMDEPSMGLSPLLVKEIFDIIVTLRDKGITVLLVEQNAKMALSIADRAYVLETGRITMEGKASDLLHDEKVRKAYLGA
- a CDS encoding sugar O-acetyltransferase; translation: MTIHNATTPPVELRLPRRSEREEMLDGKLYNPADPELSALRERSADLCSRFNALPRGAHAERAAVLDELLPHHGEGLDVLGPVFFDYGCHTTIGSRVFANFNFTVLDCAPVTIGDDVLFGPNVSLLPPMHPLRWQDRNTRIADDGSSYDYEYGRPIVIGSNCWFGGNVTVLGGVTIGDGCVIGAGAVVTRDIPAGSVAVGNPARAIRAITDADASVYQEYAR
- the guaB gene encoding IMP dehydrogenase, which codes for MALTPDMNADSSYAPLPPIFAQLGLAYDDVLLLPNETDVIPSEVDTTTHLTREITMKVPAISAAMDTVTESEMAIAMARNGGIGVLHRNLSIDDQAAQVDVVKRSESGMITDPLTVNPDVTLADLDKLCGKFHISGLPVVDKENKLVGIITNRDMRFIASDDYDHLKVRDVMTKENLVTGPSDISKDDAHRLLAEHKVEKLPLVDGEGHLTGLITVKDFVKTEQYPDATKDGQGRLRVAAGVGFLGDAWQRASALMEAGVDVLVVDTANGEARLALDMIRRIKSDPAFRDVQVIGGNIATRSGAQAMIDAGVDAVKVGVGPGSICTTRVVAGVGVPQLTAVYEASLACKAAGVPCIADGGIHYSGDIAKALVAGASSVMLGGTLAGCEEAPGEKVLLHGKQYKLYRGMGSLGAMAPRGKKSYSKDRYFQADVTSSDKVVPEGVEGEVPYRGPLNAVLYQMIGGLHQSMFYIGAHNIKEMSEKGRFIRITDAGLRESHPHDIVMTAEAPNYSGRQ
- a CDS encoding MraY family glycosyltransferase, translated to MRVYLFIAAVAGGITWLITPLIRHIAIRIGAVGKVRARDVHTIPTPRMGGLGMLAGFIGAMLVASRVPFISVLFRSSHQAWVVMAGAVLICLLGMADDLWDLDWMLKMAGQLLIAVFVAWGGLQIISLPLGSLVTASPSISITITAFLIVASINAVNFVDGLDGLASGIVAIGGIAFAIYSYIIARSSPSYASMATLIDVAMVGICVGFILHNWHPAKLFMGDSGSMLLGYLITCASIIMTGRLDPASIHASVYLPVFMPILLPILVLFLPVLDMCMAIVRRLAKGQSPMHPDRMHLHHRMLKIGHSVQGAVLTLWGWAALISFGSIMILFFRARYVAIGMAVATVVLAVVTMYPYLRHRLPELRAENAALDRAKHSTGEKSGKR